A part of Streptococcus porcinus genomic DNA contains:
- a CDS encoding DUF2969 domain-containing protein has product MSKKDKKIEIQIVDHKVSLENTLVNGYQLLNGKRVVGEIAELDERFIVVNNGSAESFFKTLEQAVESIIENYNLNH; this is encoded by the coding sequence ATGAGTAAAAAAGATAAAAAAATTGAAATTCAAATTGTTGATCACAAGGTTTCACTTGAAAATACCCTAGTAAATGGTTATCAATTACTAAACGGGAAACGTGTTGTGGGTGAAATTGCAGAGCTTGATGAAAGATTCATTGTTGTTAATAACGGTAGTGCAGAAAGCTTCTTTAAAACCTTGGAACAAGCGGTTGAAAGTATCATTGAAAACTACAATTTGAATCACTAA
- the parC gene encoding DNA topoisomerase IV subunit A produces the protein MSNIQNMSLEDIMGERFGRYSKYIIQERALPDIRDGLKPVQRRILYSMYKDGNTFEKGFRKSAKSVGNIMGNFHPHGDSSIYDAMVRMSQDWKNREILVEMHGNNGSMDGDPPAAMRYTEARLSEISGYLLQDIEKNTVPFAWNFDDTEKEPTVLPAAYPNLLVNGATGISAGYATDIPPHNLAEVIDATVYLIDHPKAKLDKLMEFLPGPDFPTGSIIQGQDEIRKAYETGKGRVVVRSKTDIEELKGGKQQIIVTEIPYEINKSVLVKKIDDVRVNNKVPGIVEVRDESDRSGLRIAIELKKDADTQTVLNYLLKYTDLQVNYNFNMVAIDNYTPHQVGIQKILSSYIAHRKSIIIERSKFDMAKAEKRLHIVEGLIRVISILDEVIALIRASENKADAKENLKISYAFTEEQAEAIVTLQLYRLTNTDIVTLQNEEEELRNLITTLGAIIADEATMYNVMKRELREVKKKFGNPRRSQLQKETETIEIDTASLIVEEETFVSLTQGGYIKRTSPRSFNASTIEEVGKRDDDRLIFVTNAKTTQHLLIFTDLGNVIYRPVHELQDIRWKEVGEHLSQTITNYGNEEKVLYAELVDDFKSVTYYSVTQLGQIKRFARAELAPWRTYRSKSLKYAKLKNEQDRIIAVQPILFEDIMLISHQGYALRFSNEEVPVQGLKTAGVKAMNLKKGDYITSAFLAYTDSFFVLTQRGSLKRVATEDIPQTSRANRGLLVLRELKNKPHRVFLAGAVKSSVSNKAIDLFSSPQADNDESSIKLIVTSKTGQEYLVNLANYSLSERTSNGTFISDSISDQEVLSVRFD, from the coding sequence ATGAGTAACATTCAAAACATGTCCCTAGAGGATATCATGGGAGAACGCTTTGGGCGTTATTCCAAATATATTATTCAGGAGCGGGCTTTACCTGATATTAGAGATGGCCTAAAACCTGTTCAACGTCGCATTTTATATTCCATGTATAAAGATGGAAATACTTTTGAAAAAGGTTTCCGTAAATCTGCAAAATCGGTAGGGAATATCATGGGGAATTTCCACCCTCATGGAGATTCCTCAATTTATGATGCCATGGTGCGGATGAGTCAGGATTGGAAGAATCGTGAAATTCTTGTTGAAATGCATGGTAATAATGGCTCGATGGATGGTGATCCTCCTGCAGCTATGCGTTACACAGAAGCTCGTTTATCAGAAATTTCAGGCTATCTTTTACAAGATATTGAGAAAAATACGGTACCATTTGCTTGGAATTTTGATGATACAGAAAAAGAGCCAACAGTTCTACCGGCAGCTTATCCAAACCTCTTGGTTAATGGTGCTACTGGTATTTCTGCAGGTTATGCTACCGATATTCCTCCTCATAATTTAGCAGAAGTGATCGATGCGACGGTTTATTTAATTGATCATCCTAAAGCTAAATTGGATAAATTAATGGAGTTTTTACCTGGCCCAGATTTTCCGACTGGAAGTATTATCCAAGGTCAAGATGAGATTCGTAAAGCGTATGAAACAGGCAAGGGGCGAGTAGTCGTTCGTTCAAAAACGGATATTGAAGAGCTCAAAGGCGGCAAGCAACAGATTATTGTTACTGAAATTCCATATGAAATTAACAAGTCCGTTTTAGTGAAAAAAATTGATGATGTTCGTGTTAATAACAAAGTTCCTGGAATAGTAGAAGTCCGTGATGAGTCTGATAGATCTGGTTTACGAATTGCGATTGAATTGAAAAAAGATGCCGATACACAGACTGTTCTAAACTATTTGTTGAAGTATACTGATTTACAAGTTAATTACAACTTTAATATGGTAGCTATTGATAACTATACACCTCATCAAGTTGGTATTCAAAAGATACTTAGCTCCTACATTGCGCACCGCAAGTCAATCATTATTGAACGTTCCAAATTTGATATGGCTAAAGCTGAAAAGCGCCTTCATATTGTTGAGGGACTGATTCGAGTTATTTCTATCCTTGATGAAGTGATTGCTCTGATTCGTGCATCTGAAAATAAAGCGGATGCCAAGGAAAACTTGAAAATCAGCTATGCTTTTACAGAAGAACAAGCAGAAGCTATTGTTACTTTGCAATTATATCGATTGACTAATACCGACATTGTTACTTTGCAAAATGAAGAGGAAGAACTTCGTAATTTAATCACTACTTTGGGAGCTATTATCGCTGATGAGGCTACCATGTATAATGTGATGAAGCGTGAATTACGAGAGGTTAAAAAGAAATTTGGCAATCCTCGTCGTTCACAATTACAAAAAGAGACAGAGACAATTGAAATTGATACCGCTAGCTTGATTGTGGAAGAAGAGACCTTTGTCAGCCTTACACAAGGTGGCTATATTAAACGAACTAGTCCTCGATCCTTCAATGCTTCAACAATTGAAGAAGTCGGTAAACGTGATGATGATCGCTTAATTTTCGTAACCAATGCAAAAACAACCCAGCATCTTCTTATTTTTACAGATTTAGGGAATGTTATTTATCGTCCTGTACATGAATTGCAAGATATTCGCTGGAAGGAAGTTGGTGAGCACTTATCTCAAACTATTACTAACTACGGTAATGAGGAGAAGGTTTTGTATGCTGAGCTTGTAGATGATTTCAAATCAGTAACTTACTATAGTGTGACACAATTAGGTCAAATTAAGCGTTTTGCAAGAGCGGAGCTAGCACCATGGCGTACCTATCGCTCTAAATCACTTAAGTATGCGAAACTAAAAAATGAGCAGGATCGTATTATTGCTGTTCAGCCTATCCTTTTTGAAGATATCATGTTGATTTCACATCAAGGTTATGCCCTTCGTTTTTCTAATGAGGAAGTGCCCGTTCAAGGCTTAAAAACAGCTGGTGTGAAAGCAATGAACCTTAAAAAAGGTGATTATATTACTTCTGCTTTCTTAGCATACACAGACAGTTTCTTTGTCCTAACACAACGTGGCAGTCTGAAGCGAGTGGCTACGGAGGATATCCCGCAAACGAGTCGAGCGAATAGGGGACTGTTGGTTCTGAGAGAATTAAAAAATAAACCTCACCGTGTCTTCTTAGCTGGTGCTGTCAAGAGTTCGGTGTCAAATAAAGCCATTGATCTATTTAGTAGTCCACAAGCTGACAATGATGAGTCTAGTATAAAATTGATAGTTACTAGCAAAACTGGTCAAGAATATTTAGTGAATTTAGCCAACTATTCCTTGTCTGAACGTACAAGTAATGGTACTTTTATTTCAGATTCTATCTCAGATCAAGAGGTCTTGTCAGTAAGATTTGACTAA
- a CDS encoding branched-chain amino acid aminotransferase, with the protein MTLDIDWNNLGFEYHKLPYRYISYFKDGQWDQGRLTEDATLHLSEAAPALHYGQQAFEGLKAYRTKDGSIQLFRPDCNAARLQATAERLLMPQVSTEQFIDAVKQVVKANQEYVPPYGTGASLYLRPLLIGVGDVIGVKPADEYIFTIFAMPVGAYFKGGLMPTNFIVSEEYDRAAPFGTGAAKVGGNYAGSLLPGKVAKASGFSDVIYLDPATHTKIEEVGAANFFGITANNEFITPLSPSILPSITKYSLLELAEKRLGMTVIEGDVPIDNLDKFVEAGACGTAAVISPIGGIQYRNHLHVFYSETEVGPVTRRLYDELVGIQIGDIEAPEGWIVKVD; encoded by the coding sequence ATGACACTTGATATAGATTGGAACAATCTAGGATTTGAATACCATAAGTTACCTTACCGTTATATTTCTTATTTTAAAGATGGACAATGGGATCAGGGACGACTTACCGAAGATGCTACTTTACATCTATCCGAAGCAGCACCAGCTTTACACTATGGGCAACAAGCTTTTGAAGGTTTAAAAGCTTATAGGACAAAAGATGGTTCTATTCAGCTCTTTCGTCCTGATTGCAATGCTGCTCGTTTACAAGCAACAGCAGAGCGTTTGTTAATGCCACAAGTATCAACAGAACAATTTATTGATGCGGTTAAGCAAGTGGTTAAAGCGAACCAAGAGTATGTTCCTCCTTATGGTACAGGAGCAAGTTTATATCTTCGTCCTTTATTAATTGGGGTTGGAGATGTTATTGGTGTCAAACCAGCTGATGAGTATATCTTTACTATTTTTGCGATGCCAGTGGGAGCCTATTTTAAAGGTGGCTTAATGCCAACAAATTTTATTGTTTCTGAAGAGTATGATCGTGCTGCTCCATTTGGAACAGGAGCAGCAAAGGTCGGAGGCAATTATGCCGGATCGCTTTTACCAGGAAAAGTTGCAAAAGCTAGTGGCTTTTCTGATGTGATTTATTTAGATCCGGCCACTCATACTAAAATTGAAGAAGTTGGCGCTGCTAATTTCTTTGGTATCACCGCTAATAATGAGTTTATTACTCCTTTAAGTCCATCAATCCTACCGTCTATTACTAAATATTCTCTTCTCGAATTAGCTGAAAAGAGACTAGGGATGACAGTTATTGAAGGAGATGTTCCAATTGATAATTTGGATAAATTTGTAGAAGCTGGTGCTTGTGGAACAGCTGCCGTTATCTCACCAATTGGTGGTATCCAGTACCGTAACCATCTACATGTTTTTTACAGTGAGACAGAGGTTGGACCGGTGACCCGACGTTTATATGACGAATTAGTAGGCATTCAGATTGGTGATATTGAAGCCCCAGAGGGTTGGATTGTAAAAGTTGATTAA